The following are from one region of the Littorina saxatilis isolate snail1 linkage group LG4, US_GU_Lsax_2.0, whole genome shotgun sequence genome:
- the LOC138964846 gene encoding traB domain-containing protein-like produces MADDIAEGLRKREVKTNPAAQSGGDSGQSDSQKTEVAAATNSSSTMDGHGLDATKQIAMNGVLLETDSKASPEGSAALNGSMGDTVRSAAQGKQPVTGRDQPVQRYEDFENGDEEDDDDVDDDDWVSEEGEESDVEDNVELAFPVRRRESNPVLPDTVTLLEAHQGCKVYVIGTAHFSTESQEDVSKVIQAVQPDVVMVELCKSRINILELDEKMLLEEAKNINLAKFRMAVKQSGVVQGIMHLLLLSMSAHLTKQLGMAPGGEFRRAFQEARRVPGCRLQLGDRPIQITLKRALGALTVWQKLKLAWYLITSKDPISKEDVEKCKQRDLLEQLLKEMTGEFPALSRVFVEERDVYLAHSLKMAARPREYPDRPEISIPSVVVGVVGIGHVPGIVANWPKEQDIKDIMTIPPGSILGKVFKWSIRASLLCIMSYGCYRLYRWTSHAVL; encoded by the exons ATGGCAGACGATATTGCAGAAG GTCTTAGAAAAAGGGAGGTGAAGACCAACCCAGCAGCTCAGTCTGGTGGAGATTCAGGGCAGAGTGACTCACAGAAAACAGAagtagcagcagcaacaaaTTCATCTTCCACAATGGATGGTCACGGACTTGATGCTACCAAACAGATAGCAATGAATGGTGTTTTGTTAGAGACTGACAGCAAGGCATCACCAGAAGGAAGTGCGGCTTTGAATGGCAGTATGGGTGACACAGTACGTTCAGCAGCCCAAGGGAAACAGCCTGTTACTGGCAGAG ATCAACCTGTACAGAGGTATGAAGATTTTGAAAATGGCGATGaagaagatgacgatgatgtcgaTGACGATGACTGGGTGAGCGAAGAAGGAGAGGAATCAGATGTAGAAGACAACGTGGAGCTGGCTTTTCCGGTTAGACGCCGAGAATCAAACCCCGTATTACCGGACACCGTCACCCTCCTTGAGGCCCATCAAGGATGTAAGGTGTATGTCATTGGAACTGCACACTTCAGCACAGAGAGCCAGGAAGATGTATCCAAg GTAATTCAGGCAGTTCAGCCAGATGTTGTGATGGTGGAGTTGTGTAAAAGTCGAATCAACATCCTAGAGTTGGATGAAAAGATGCTTCTGGAAGAGGCAAAAAATATCAACTTGGCCAAATTCCGGATGGCAGTCAAGCAG AGTGGTGTGGTTCAAGGCATCATGCACCTGTTGCTACTCAGCATGTCGGCACACCTGACCAAACAGTTGGGCATGGCACCCGGAGGGGAGTTTAGACGAGCATTCCAAGAG GCGCGACGTGTACCGGGCTGCAGGTTACAGCTGGGAGACAGACCGATACAAATCACGTTAAAGCGTGCCCTTGGGGCGTTGACGGTATGGCAGAAACTCAAACTGGCTTGGTATCTCATCACTTCCAAAGACCCTATCAG CAAGGAGGATGTGGAGAAGTGCAAGCAGCGTGATCTGCTGGAACAGCTGCTCAAGGAGATGACGGGAGAGTTCCCTGCCCTTAGCCGCGTCTTTGTGGAGGAGCGAGACGTCTACCTGGCTCACTCTCTCAAAATGGCCGCTCGACCACGGGAATACCCCGACAGACCTGAGA tCAGCATACCATCTGTGGTTGTGGGAGTGGTAGGAATTGGCCACGTGCCTGGAATTGTTGCAAACTGGCCCAAGGAGCAAGACATCAAAGACATTATGAC gatACCGCCAGGCTCCATCTTGGGTAAAGTTTTCAAGTGGAGCATACGAGCGAGTCTGCTGTGTATCATGTCCTACGGCTGCTACAGACTGTACAGGTGGACCTCACACGCCGTCTTGTAA
- the LOC138964840 gene encoding uncharacterized protein, producing MGNIEAHDFAPVRPDERKELNLSRKPTYKQYLKHLNGDVHEACLRELPYSLRDSISLYEIMKVAFNALTELPPELPLRLPHLRHLDLSYNQLEELPCSFGLLFHLQTLLIQHNRLHALPDTFTRLVKLEKVDLSHNSIRELPDDLGEMENLQSLNVAHNKLKHLPLSLGNSSKLKLLLAGKNRLDSPPQSVVDEGSASTVQYLHKQFMAHQDRNPPRPLTPLNEFPRCRSNQLHSPVVSNPHTAHMQYIQEQTHTTNTPMRIKTPLMPPFESSSFDAMELRDRILGLIYGAAVGDVVGLATRWMTADQCQFHYGHCEMLDFDDTVQDQHRIPWRQGDWTSNFDVFMLVLDSLINWAGVVDELDFAKRLSAWNDHGFLELGDTSGILISSTITQVVAERKFTKGPHNAAGTVLQRHRTTENGSIVSDAETESIRSNSSMTSSLDSSCSGPIRVQETSSCLEFGTDNGAVTRAAVLGIPSFHDLAEVEENSVRICRATHADPRCLASCVFVSLLVASMLQGKLSSSNTLSSDVASVIETAKERAESYLSDPKHKERFSQCLKVDSIAGLGAREKEEMSHTFKPVTAAVLALQWNGNFRDFLMQLAMEGGDSNSNCCVGGAIMGLRTGYKRLPAAWIQGLRAKQLTWLNLRINHLLDMMGLP from the exons ATGGGGAACATTGAAGCCCACGACTTTGCTCCGGTGCGGCCAGATGAGAGGAAGGAGCTTAACCTTAGCAGGAAGCCAACTTACAAACAGTATCTAAAG CATCTGAATGGAGATGTGCATGAGGCGTGTCTGAGGGAGCTGCCATACAGTTTACGTGACTCCATCAGTCTGTATGAGATCATGAAGGTGGCTTTCAACGCTCTCACTGAG TTGCCGCCAGAGCTGCCCCTCCGACTGCCTCACCTGCGACACCTGGACCTGAGTTACAATCAGCTGGAGGAGCTGCCCTGTAGCTTTGGTCTGCTCTTCCACCTGCAGACCTTGCTCATACAGCACAACCGCCTGCATGCCTTGCCCGACACCTTCACGCGCCTCGTCAAGCTGGAAAAG GTAGACCTGTCACACAACTCCATACGAGAACTTCCCGACGACCTGGGGGAGATGGAGAACCTGCAGTCTTTGAACGTTGCCCACAACAAGCTGAAGCACCTGCCCCTCTCCCTCGGTAATTCCTCCAAGCTCAAACTCCTCCTCGCCGGCAAGAATCGGCTAGACTCGCCCCCGCAGTCTGTGGTGGACGAAGGCTCGGCCAGCACGGTGCAATACCTTCACAAGCAGTTCATGGCGCACCAAGACCGAAATCCCCCCAGACCCTTGACGCCGTTGAACGAGTTTCCTCGTTGCCGTAGTAACCAGCTTCACAGTCCGGTGGTGAGCAACCCCCACACGGCGCACATGCAGTATATTCAGGAGCAGACGCACACCACCAACACCCCCATGCGAATCAAAACGCCCCTCATGCCGCCCTTTGAATCGTCTTCCTTCGATGCTATGGAGCTCCGGGACAGGATTTTGG GCTTAATCTACGGGGCAGCAGTAGGCGATGTGGTGGGCCTGGCCACGCGATGGATGACCGCTGACCAGTGTCAGTTTCACTACGGCCACTGTGAGATGCTGGACTTTGACGACACTGTGCAGGACCAACACAGGATTCCGTGGAGACAGGGAGACTGGACCAGCAACTTTGACGTCTTT ATGTTGGTGTTGGACTCGCTGATCAACTGGGCGGGCGTGGTGGATGAACTGGACTTTGCCAAAAGACTGTCAGCGTGGAATGATCATGGTTTTCTGGAACTGGGAGACACGTCAGGAATACTCATTAGTTCTACCATCACACAG GTGGTGGCAGAAAGAAAATTTACAAAAGGCCCCCACAATGCAGCAGGCACAGTTTTACAGCGTCACAGAACCACAGAAAATGGCAGTATTGTTAGTGACGCTGAAACAGAGAGCATAAGATCAAATTCCAGCATGACGTCATCCCTAGACTCTTCGTGTAGCGGACCAATCAGGGTGCAGGAGACATCGTCGTGCTTGGAGTTTGGAACAGACAATGGAGCTGTTACTCGCGCTGCTGTTTTGG GTATTCCAAGTTTCCATGATTTGGCAGAGGTGGAGGAGAACTCAGTACGGATCTGTCGAGCAACGCATGCCGACCCTCGATGTTTAGCTAGCTGCGTCTTCGTCTCTCTGCTGGTGGCGTCCATGTTACAG GGAAAACTGAGTTCTTCAAACACACTTTCTTCAGACGTGGCAAGCGTGATAGAAACAGCCAAGGAGAGAGCGGaaagttatctctctgaccccAAACACAAGGAACGCTTCTCGCAGTGTCTCAAAGTGGACTCCATTGCTGG GCTGGGAGCAAGGGAGAAAGAAGAAATGAGTCATACATTTAAACCGGTGACTGCTGCAGTGCTGGCATTGCAGTGGAATGGCAACTTCAG agattttctGATGCAGCTAGCCATGGAGGGGGGGGACAGTAACAGCAACTGCTGTGTGGGGGGAGCGATTATGGGACTACGCACGGGCTACAAACGACTGCCAGCTGCCTGGATTCAGGGACTTCGAGCGAAGCAGCTCACATGGCTCAACCTTCGCATCAACCATTTGTTAGACATGATGGGACTTCCATAA